In one window of Tellurirhabdus rosea DNA:
- a CDS encoding sodium:solute symporter family protein — protein sequence MLLLFIGIYLLSNIAVGAWAARRVTNTQDFVLAGRSLPLVLAASATFATWFGSETIMGAPATFVENGVLGIIEEPFGSALCLFLVGAFYARPLYRLGITTFCDYFRLRFGRSAELISALLIIPSYFSWIAAQFIAIGIVMNVVTGLPIFWCVSSSALIVMIYTILGGMWSISVTDFFHNIIIVIALVIIAVMLYGQLGSLEALTSKVRPGFFQFFPNLTLKHSLEWVAAWMTIGLGSIPQQDIFQRVMAAKDEPTTVRASYLASFLYLTVAMLPLFIGLSGRILYPNLNIDNQMLIPNMVLQHGGLPLQILFFGALTSAILSVSSGAILAPATVFGENIYKFFRPEVTDAALLRTIRLAVVVITLISVWMSTQRDVSIFELVSESSAFSLVSLFVPLTAGLYWKRATNAGCLLSMLAGIGVWLLCLKLETDYPPMLYGLLASVGGMVAGSVVRKTAGQFSPHIPD from the coding sequence ATGCTCCTCCTTTTCATCGGAATCTATCTGCTTTCCAACATTGCCGTCGGGGCCTGGGCGGCCCGGCGGGTGACCAATACGCAGGACTTTGTGCTGGCGGGGCGGAGTCTGCCGCTGGTGCTGGCCGCTTCGGCGACGTTTGCGACCTGGTTCGGCTCGGAGACCATCATGGGCGCTCCGGCGACGTTTGTCGAAAATGGCGTTCTGGGCATCATTGAAGAGCCCTTCGGCTCCGCGCTCTGCCTGTTTCTGGTGGGCGCGTTTTACGCCCGGCCCCTGTACCGGCTCGGCATCACCACTTTCTGCGATTATTTCCGGCTGCGGTTCGGGCGGTCGGCGGAGCTGATTTCGGCCCTGCTGATTATTCCGTCGTATTTTAGCTGGATTGCGGCGCAGTTTATCGCCATCGGCATCGTGATGAACGTCGTGACGGGGCTGCCGATTTTCTGGTGCGTTTCGTCGAGCGCCCTGATTGTGATGATTTACACCATTCTGGGCGGCATGTGGTCCATCTCGGTCACCGATTTTTTCCACAACATCATCATAGTTATTGCCCTCGTAATCATTGCCGTGATGCTGTACGGGCAATTGGGCAGTCTGGAGGCTCTGACCAGTAAGGTACGGCCCGGCTTTTTTCAGTTCTTCCCCAATCTTACGCTCAAACACAGCCTGGAATGGGTGGCGGCCTGGATGACCATCGGCCTCGGCTCCATTCCGCAGCAGGATATTTTTCAGCGCGTGATGGCGGCCAAGGACGAGCCGACGACGGTGCGGGCGTCCTACCTGGCGTCCTTTCTGTACCTGACGGTGGCGATGCTGCCACTGTTCATCGGCCTCAGCGGACGGATTCTGTACCCGAACCTGAACATCGACAACCAGATGCTCATTCCGAACATGGTTCTCCAGCACGGCGGACTGCCGCTGCAAATCCTGTTTTTCGGCGCGCTGACGTCGGCGATCCTGAGCGTTTCGAGCGGGGCAATTCTGGCTCCGGCCACGGTTTTCGGCGAAAATATCTACAAATTCTTCCGCCCGGAGGTAACCGACGCGGCGCTGCTGCGCACCATCCGGCTGGCGGTGGTGGTCATTACGCTGATCAGCGTCTGGATGTCGACGCAGCGGGATGTGAGCATTTTTGAACTGGTGAGCGAGTCGTCGGCCTTCAGTCTGGTTTCGCTGTTTGTGCCGCTGACGGCGGGGCTGTACTGGAAACGGGCCACCAACGCGGGCTGTCTGCTGTCGATGCTGGCCGGTATCGGGGTCTGGCTCTTGTGCCTGAAGCTGGAAACGGACTACCCGCCGATGCTGTACGGGCTGCTGGCGAGTGTCGGCGGGATGGTAGCAGGGAGTGTGGTCAGAAAAACCGCTGGTCAATTTTCCCCACATATTCCAGATTGA
- a CDS encoding response regulator transcription factor: MSAAKASQQPHRVMVVDDDPDIVELLQYNLEKEGYEVRTAGDGRKALETARGFLPELVLLDIMMPQMDGIETGRQLREMPELRQTYILYLTARSEEYSEVAAFEIGADDYLTKPIKPRALMSRINALFRREAQKADPGEQVEVADLTISRKNYTVTQADKSVVLPKKEFELLFFLAQSPNKVFSREELLQKIWGADIYVLERTVDVHIRKLREKIGENYIKTLKGVGYMFTDQPE, encoded by the coding sequence ATGAGTGCAGCCAAAGCTTCGCAACAACCTCACCGTGTTATGGTCGTCGATGACGACCCGGACATCGTCGAACTGCTGCAATACAACCTGGAAAAAGAAGGGTATGAAGTCCGGACTGCCGGGGATGGCCGCAAGGCCCTCGAAACTGCCCGGGGCTTCCTGCCCGAACTGGTGCTGCTGGACATCATGATGCCGCAGATGGACGGCATCGAAACGGGCCGCCAGCTCCGCGAAATGCCCGAACTTCGCCAAACGTACATCCTGTACCTGACCGCCCGCTCGGAAGAGTACTCCGAAGTGGCCGCTTTTGAAATCGGCGCGGACGATTACCTGACCAAGCCCATCAAGCCCCGCGCCCTGATGAGCCGCATCAACGCCCTGTTCCGCCGCGAAGCTCAGAAGGCCGACCCGGGCGAGCAGGTGGAAGTGGCCGACCTGACCATCAGCCGTAAAAATTACACCGTCACGCAGGCCGATAAGTCGGTGGTGCTTCCGAAAAAGGAATTCGAACTGCTGTTCTTCCTGGCCCAGTCGCCCAACAAGGTGTTCAGCCGCGAGGAACTGCTGCAAAAAATCTGGGGCGCCGACATCTACGTCCTCGAACGCACCGTAGACGTCCACATCCGCAAACTCCGCGAAAAAATCGGCGAAAACTACATCAAGACTCTTAAAGGCGTCGGCTACATGTTCACCGACCAGCCGGAATGA
- a CDS encoding RluA family pseudouridine synthase — MKLAFEDFIVFENEDYILINKPPHLASLDERNADKSVSILRMAKAYHADAQLCHRLDKETSGIMAIAKNPEAYRHLAIQFEHREVTKRYHAVVNGVHDFEGISVYLPIAPIKDGTAVRIDRVKGKLAETIFNTLKAYRDYTLVECIPITGRMHQIRVHLMCLKAPIVADPTYGGKPIFLSSFKRKFNLKQGTEEQPLIQRVALHARSLTFALPNGERTQFEAPYPKDFDVVVKQLEKYAL, encoded by the coding sequence ATGAAATTAGCCTTTGAAGACTTCATCGTTTTTGAAAACGAAGACTATATCCTGATTAACAAGCCGCCGCATCTGGCTTCGCTCGACGAACGCAATGCCGACAAATCGGTCAGCATCCTGCGGATGGCGAAAGCCTACCATGCCGACGCCCAGCTTTGTCACCGCCTCGATAAAGAGACGTCCGGAATCATGGCCATTGCCAAAAATCCCGAGGCGTACCGCCATCTGGCCATCCAGTTCGAACACCGCGAAGTGACCAAGCGCTACCACGCCGTCGTGAACGGGGTGCATGATTTTGAAGGGATTTCCGTCTACCTGCCGATTGCGCCCATCAAAGACGGAACGGCCGTCCGGATCGACCGGGTGAAAGGCAAACTGGCCGAGACGATTTTCAACACCCTGAAAGCCTACCGCGACTATACGCTGGTGGAATGCATTCCGATTACGGGCCGGATGCACCAGATTCGGGTGCACCTGATGTGTCTGAAAGCGCCCATTGTGGCCGACCCGACCTACGGCGGCAAACCCATCTTTCTGTCGTCCTTCAAGCGGAAATTCAACCTCAAGCAGGGCACCGAAGAGCAGCCGCTTATCCAGCGGGTGGCGCTGCACGCCCGTTCGCTGACGTTTGCCCTGCCCAACGGCGAGCGGACCCAGTTCGAAGCGCCGTATCCAAAGGATTTCGACGTGGTGGTGAAACAGCTGGAAAAATACGCGCTTTAA
- a CDS encoding methylenetetrahydrofolate reductase, giving the protein MFFEKIKSAESGVLLYGITPPKVTTEADRVAEIAQKTVERLATLDIDALVVYDVQDESARTSEERPFPFINALDPLDFAANYLEALSIPKIIYRPAGKFSPDELAEWLEALHAHRFYPVFVGVPAPDFPVKTSLPEAYRIWSKHRDTSVIGAITIPERHYVLKDEEVRMLDKMSCGVSYFISQCVFNLDYARQVIDDLALRCAQQQVPPPTLIFTLTACGSVKTLHFMEWLGIHVPDELKEELKVSENILDKSVQLCLNIASALIDVCLERAIPFGFNIESVAIRKAEIEASVEMARAIGQMLKEKGVRKTNAEKMATN; this is encoded by the coding sequence ATGTTTTTTGAAAAGATTAAATCGGCAGAATCCGGCGTGCTGCTTTACGGTATCACCCCACCCAAAGTAACTACAGAGGCAGACCGGGTAGCGGAGATTGCCCAAAAAACCGTTGAGCGACTGGCTACACTGGACATCGACGCCTTAGTGGTGTATGATGTGCAGGACGAATCGGCCCGGACCTCAGAAGAAAGACCCTTTCCGTTTATCAATGCGCTCGACCCGCTGGATTTTGCCGCCAATTATCTGGAGGCGTTATCCATTCCCAAAATCATCTATCGCCCTGCCGGGAAATTTTCGCCCGATGAGTTGGCTGAGTGGCTGGAAGCACTTCATGCCCACCGCTTTTACCCCGTTTTCGTCGGTGTTCCAGCACCGGATTTTCCGGTAAAGACGAGTCTGCCCGAAGCGTATAGAATCTGGAGCAAACACCGGGACACATCGGTGATTGGCGCAATAACCATCCCGGAAAGGCATTATGTCCTGAAGGATGAAGAAGTCCGGATGCTGGATAAAATGAGCTGCGGGGTATCGTACTTCATTTCTCAATGTGTCTTTAACCTCGACTATGCCCGGCAGGTGATCGACGATCTGGCGCTTCGCTGTGCCCAGCAGCAGGTGCCTCCTCCAACCCTTATTTTTACGCTGACGGCCTGTGGCTCCGTAAAAACGCTCCACTTCATGGAGTGGCTGGGAATTCATGTTCCTGACGAATTAAAAGAAGAGCTGAAGGTGTCGGAAAACATTCTTGACAAATCGGTACAACTCTGTCTGAACATTGCCTCAGCCCTGATCGACGTTTGCCTGGAACGCGCCATTCCGTTTGGTTTCAATATTGAAAGTGTAGCGATCCGAAAAGCCGAAATCGAAGCCTCCGTCGAAATGGCCCGTGCCATCGGACAGATGCTGAAAGAAAAAGGCGTCAGAAAGACTAACGCCGAAAAGATGGCAACGAATTAG
- a CDS encoding NUDIX domain-containing protein, with protein MKVRPAILLIENNHVLLMHYRYGGNDVYALPGGNPDKGETLDMTLIRELQEELGVEVEIGPVAFAGEVISPEEKEDMLHLVFVGQLIGGLPRLNPEHTSALAVLWKPLEELDALNMYPNVGRQIQRWLLGQVNLEYVGKIDQRFF; from the coding sequence ATGAAAGTCCGCCCCGCGATTCTGCTGATTGAAAACAACCACGTGCTGCTGATGCACTACCGCTACGGCGGCAACGACGTTTACGCGCTGCCCGGCGGGAATCCGGATAAAGGCGAAACGCTGGACATGACCCTCATCCGCGAGCTTCAGGAAGAACTGGGCGTGGAAGTCGAAATCGGCCCCGTCGCCTTTGCGGGGGAGGTGATTTCTCCGGAAGAAAAGGAAGACATGCTGCACCTGGTGTTCGTCGGGCAGCTCATCGGCGGCCTGCCCCGGCTCAATCCCGAACATACCTCGGCTTTGGCCGTCCTCTGGAAGCCCCTGGAAGAACTGGATGCCCTGAACATGTACCCCAACGTCGGGCGGCAGATTCAGCGGTGGCTGCTCGGGCAGGTCAATCTGGAATATGTGGGGAAAATTGACCAGCGGTTTTTCTGA
- a CDS encoding SdiA-regulated/phytase-like domain-containing protein, which translates to MNSLIIFLFSLKVAFCSCQFEKKRSGFRSGRSQYRIERLGRMPAAVPESSGLAFRPGRGTFWTHNDSGGRPVLYEVAMNGALLDSLPLPGVANTDWEALAAQDSTVLYVGDIGNNANTRPNLTVYRVNLLKANPPQPITVRFANQTSFPATKDTRNFDSEALLFARDSLFLLSKNRSRPRRPVSLYGFPAEPGSYALSPRDSVWIKSMVTDASVSPDRRTLAVLTYGKILLFDLPDGRITLRHPTRCVRLPRGQTEAISFINNTDLVMTNEKGGIYRVQRKNASR; encoded by the coding sequence ATGAATTCACTGATTATCTTTCTGTTTTCGCTTAAAGTGGCGTTCTGCTCCTGTCAGTTCGAGAAAAAGCGGAGCGGCTTCCGCAGCGGCCGGTCGCAGTACCGCATCGAACGCCTCGGCCGGATGCCCGCCGCCGTGCCCGAAAGCTCGGGACTGGCGTTTCGGCCCGGTCGCGGTACGTTTTGGACGCATAACGACAGCGGCGGCCGCCCGGTGCTGTACGAGGTGGCCATGAACGGCGCACTGCTCGATTCGCTGCCGCTGCCGGGTGTCGCCAACACCGACTGGGAGGCGCTCGCCGCGCAGGACTCAACGGTGCTTTACGTGGGCGACATCGGCAACAACGCCAATACCCGCCCGAACCTAACCGTTTACCGGGTGAACCTCCTTAAGGCCAACCCGCCCCAGCCGATTACCGTTCGTTTTGCTAACCAAACAAGTTTTCCGGCGACGAAAGATACACGGAATTTTGATAGTGAGGCTCTCCTTTTTGCCCGGGATTCCCTGTTCCTGCTTTCCAAGAACCGTTCCCGGCCGCGGCGGCCCGTCAGCCTGTATGGTTTCCCGGCAGAACCCGGCAGTTACGCCCTTTCGCCCCGCGACAGCGTCTGGATCAAAAGCATGGTGACGGACGCCAGCGTCAGTCCCGACCGCCGGACGCTGGCCGTGCTGACGTACGGAAAAATCCTGCTGTTTGACCTTCCGGACGGCCGAATTACGCTTCGCCACCCGACGCGCTGCGTGCGGCTGCCCCGCGGACAGACGGAGGCAATTTCGTTTATCAACAACACCGATTTGGTGATGACAAACGAAAAGGGAGGGATTTATCGGGTGCAGCGAAAAAACGCGAGCCGGTGA
- a CDS encoding sensor histidine kinase — MSLSPRIIALLLACLISAVTVVFLTFVEGVTNSMLFVVGVSSFAVSFFLVLYAIEFLVYREVNKMYKTIHKLRIRDFTISRKNLVKSNNPFKKLNDEIFVYVAKKQKEIEELKRLELFRREFLADVSHELKTPIFAAQGFIHTLIDGAIDDEKVRDKFLNKAAKSLDGLDALVKDLVALSQLETGEIKMHFEKVDLHHVTHEVFEQLERVAQKRHTVLKLKTDHSGPFWVKADPQRISQVMTNLVENAIKYGNEDGKVLVTLEEAKKHILVSVKDDGPGIPPEHLSRIFERFYRVDKSRSKERGGTGLGLAIVKHILNAHKTRITVESKLEKGTTFSFKLDKIETP, encoded by the coding sequence ATGTCCCTGAGTCCCCGCATTATTGCGCTGCTGCTGGCCTGTCTGATTTCGGCGGTCACGGTGGTGTTTCTCACCTTTGTCGAAGGCGTAACGAACAGCATGCTGTTTGTGGTAGGCGTGTCGTCCTTTGCCGTTTCGTTCTTCCTGGTTCTGTACGCGATTGAGTTTCTGGTGTACCGGGAGGTCAACAAGATGTACAAGACGATTCATAAACTCCGCATCCGCGACTTCACGATTTCCCGCAAAAATCTGGTCAAGAGCAACAACCCGTTCAAGAAGCTGAACGACGAGATTTTTGTGTATGTCGCCAAAAAGCAGAAAGAAATCGAAGAGCTGAAACGGCTCGAACTCTTCCGGCGCGAGTTTCTGGCGGACGTGTCCCACGAACTGAAAACGCCCATTTTTGCGGCCCAGGGCTTTATTCATACGCTCATCGACGGGGCCATTGACGACGAAAAAGTCCGCGATAAGTTTCTGAACAAAGCCGCCAAAAGCCTCGACGGCCTCGACGCGCTGGTGAAAGACCTCGTGGCGCTTTCACAACTGGAGACCGGAGAAATCAAGATGCATTTCGAGAAAGTAGACCTGCATCACGTCACGCATGAGGTCTTCGAGCAGCTGGAACGCGTCGCCCAGAAGCGGCATACCGTGCTGAAACTGAAGACCGACCATTCCGGCCCGTTCTGGGTGAAGGCCGATCCGCAGCGCATCTCGCAGGTGATGACCAACCTGGTCGAAAACGCCATCAAGTACGGGAACGAAGACGGAAAAGTCCTCGTCACGCTCGAAGAAGCCAAAAAACACATTCTGGTTTCGGTCAAGGACGACGGTCCCGGCATCCCGCCCGAACACCTGAGCCGCATTTTCGAGCGGTTTTACCGGGTCGACAAAAGCCGTTCGAAGGAACGCGGCGGTACGGGGCTGGGGCTGGCCATCGTCAAACACATCCTCAATGCGCACAAAACCCGCATCACGGTCGAAAGCAAGCTTGAAAAAGGCACCACGTTCAGTTTCAAGCTGGATAAGATCGAAACCCCGTAA
- a CDS encoding Gfo/Idh/MocA family protein: MDASRREFLQKLSGLGATAVSLPLTSFAGYEKHYAEVAAQLDRLGQGRKLGIALVGLGSYSANQLAPALQQTKNCQLTGIVTGTPSKAEEWMKKYNIPKENVYDYKTFDRIADNPAIDVVYVVLPNSMHAEYVIRAAKAGKHVICEKPLAITEKECQEMIDACKKANRQLAVGYRLHYEPFTQEMMRLGREKVFGNIKFVEASDGFRAGNPNQWRLKKAMAGGGPLMDVGIYAIQGVRLVTGEEPISVTAQFAPKTDPQKFKEVEETLYWQFQFPSGITSTSTTSYAAGVERLYVSAENGWFELRPAFGYGPLKGQTSKGPIDKPVVNHQAAHMDGVCATLLAGQPLPDHITGEEGKRDVRLMQAIYRAAETGRKIQLS, encoded by the coding sequence ATGGACGCATCGCGCCGCGAATTTTTGCAGAAATTGTCCGGCCTGGGCGCTACGGCCGTGTCCCTGCCGCTGACCAGCTTTGCCGGTTACGAAAAGCACTACGCCGAAGTGGCCGCCCAGCTCGACCGGCTCGGACAAGGCCGAAAACTCGGTATCGCCCTCGTCGGACTCGGCAGCTACAGTGCCAACCAGCTCGCTCCCGCTCTGCAGCAGACCAAAAACTGCCAGCTGACGGGTATCGTCACCGGGACGCCGTCGAAGGCCGAGGAGTGGATGAAGAAGTACAACATTCCCAAAGAAAATGTGTACGACTACAAAACCTTCGACCGGATTGCCGACAACCCGGCAATCGATGTCGTGTATGTAGTTCTGCCCAATTCGATGCATGCCGAGTACGTGATCCGGGCGGCAAAGGCGGGCAAACACGTCATCTGCGAGAAGCCGCTGGCCATCACCGAAAAAGAGTGTCAGGAGATGATCGACGCCTGTAAAAAGGCGAACCGGCAACTGGCTGTCGGCTACCGGCTGCATTACGAACCGTTTACGCAGGAAATGATGCGGCTTGGACGCGAAAAGGTGTTTGGCAACATCAAATTCGTGGAAGCCAGCGACGGTTTCCGGGCGGGCAACCCTAACCAGTGGCGGCTGAAAAAAGCCATGGCGGGCGGCGGTCCGCTGATGGACGTGGGCATCTACGCCATTCAGGGTGTCCGGCTCGTGACGGGCGAGGAGCCGATTTCCGTAACGGCCCAGTTTGCGCCGAAAACCGATCCGCAGAAGTTCAAAGAAGTCGAAGAGACGCTGTACTGGCAGTTTCAGTTCCCGAGCGGCATCACCTCGACCTCCACCACGAGCTACGCGGCGGGGGTCGAACGGCTGTACGTTTCGGCCGAAAACGGCTGGTTCGAACTGCGCCCGGCCTTTGGGTACGGTCCGCTGAAAGGGCAGACCAGCAAAGGCCCCATCGACAAGCCCGTCGTCAACCACCAGGCCGCGCATATGGACGGCGTTTGCGCCACGCTGCTGGCCGGTCAGCCCCTGCCGGACCACATCACCGGCGAAGAAGGCAAGCGGGATGTCCGGCTGATGCAGGCCATTTACCGGGCTGCCGAAACGGGACGCAAAATTCAATTGTCGTAA
- a CDS encoding acyl-CoA dehydrogenase family protein, which produces MEDLFATERTRELLPRIRDFVQNELYPLETTENLTHHFSHVEPILQQKRQLVKKAGLWGLHLPEEDGGLNLTLCEFGQISEVLASSPFGHFVFNTQAPDIGNTELMHKYAPGHLKDRYLKPLMEGDIRSCFSMTEPEFAGSNPVRMGTTAEKDGDAYVINGHKWFTSSADGAAFAIVMAVTNPEAAPHKRASQILVPMDTPGVTLVRNIPIMGHTGDSWASHAEMRYENVRVPLANLIGPEGGGFLLAQERLGPGRIHHCMRFIGIAERSFDLMCRYAVSRELDEGRALGEMQFIQGFIAESRAEIDAARLLVLRTAKHIDERGAAAVRDEISMIKFSTANMMLRVIDRAIQTHGALGMTNDVLLSYWYAHERAARIYDGADEVHKSALARSILKGYGLDVRKK; this is translated from the coding sequence ATGGAAGACCTTTTTGCCACCGAACGTACCCGCGAACTGCTCCCCCGTATCCGTGACTTTGTGCAGAACGAACTTTACCCCCTTGAGACAACCGAAAACCTGACCCATCACTTTTCCCATGTAGAACCCATCCTCCAGCAAAAGCGGCAATTGGTCAAAAAAGCGGGCCTCTGGGGACTGCACCTGCCCGAAGAAGATGGTGGCCTGAACCTGACGCTCTGCGAATTCGGCCAGATCAGTGAGGTGCTGGCGAGTTCGCCGTTCGGGCATTTCGTGTTCAACACACAGGCTCCGGATATCGGCAATACGGAACTGATGCACAAATACGCCCCCGGACACCTGAAGGACCGGTACCTGAAGCCGCTGATGGAAGGCGACATCCGTTCCTGCTTCAGCATGACCGAGCCGGAGTTTGCGGGTTCCAATCCCGTCCGGATGGGCACAACCGCCGAAAAAGACGGCGACGCCTACGTCATCAACGGACACAAATGGTTCACGTCCTCGGCCGATGGAGCGGCGTTTGCCATTGTCATGGCCGTGACCAATCCGGAGGCCGCGCCGCACAAGCGGGCCAGCCAGATTCTGGTGCCGATGGACACGCCGGGCGTGACGCTGGTGCGCAATATCCCGATTATGGGCCATACGGGCGATAGCTGGGCGAGCCATGCCGAAATGCGCTACGAGAATGTCCGGGTGCCGCTGGCCAACCTCATCGGCCCCGAGGGCGGCGGATTTCTGCTGGCCCAGGAGCGCCTCGGACCGGGCCGTATCCACCACTGCATGCGGTTTATCGGCATTGCCGAACGCAGTTTTGACCTGATGTGTCGTTACGCCGTCAGCCGCGAACTGGACGAAGGCCGGGCGCTGGGCGAAATGCAGTTCATCCAGGGCTTCATCGCCGAAAGCCGGGCCGAAATCGACGCCGCGCGGCTGCTGGTCCTGCGAACGGCCAAACACATCGACGAGCGGGGAGCGGCGGCCGTTCGGGACGAAATTTCGATGATTAAGTTCTCGACCGCCAACATGATGCTGCGGGTCATCGACCGGGCCATCCAGACCCACGGGGCCTTGGGCATGACCAACGACGTGCTGCTCTCCTACTGGTACGCCCATGAACGCGCCGCCCGGATCTACGACGGAGCCGACGAAGTGCACAAATCCGCCCTGGCGCGGAGCATTCTGAAAGGATACGGGCTGGATGTGCGGAAAAAATAG
- a CDS encoding LON peptidase substrate-binding domain-containing protein, translated as MDKYLPLFPLNLVVYPDEELNLHIFEQRYRQLVNECLEDETTFGIPAFINNKMPGYGTEMRVTALHKRYEDGRMDIKTKGVGIFRLIDYQNPTPGKLYAGGQVETVETPVESGEYALALHGKVMRLYELLKVESDLDAQVSLLSFRVAHKIGLSVDEEYELLTIETEDERQQYLIRHLDRVLPIVSEMEKTKDRIRMNGHFKNLDPLNF; from the coding sequence ATGGACAAGTACCTGCCTCTCTTCCCGCTGAACCTCGTCGTCTATCCCGACGAAGAACTGAACCTGCACATTTTCGAACAGCGGTATCGCCAGCTCGTCAACGAGTGCCTGGAGGACGAAACGACCTTCGGCATCCCGGCATTTATCAACAACAAAATGCCCGGCTACGGCACCGAAATGCGGGTAACCGCCCTGCACAAACGGTACGAGGACGGACGCATGGACATCAAAACGAAGGGTGTAGGCATTTTCCGGCTGATCGATTACCAGAATCCGACTCCGGGAAAGCTCTATGCCGGCGGACAGGTCGAAACCGTGGAAACGCCCGTCGAGAGCGGCGAGTATGCGCTTGCCTTACACGGAAAGGTTATGCGCCTCTACGAACTGCTGAAGGTGGAAAGCGATCTGGACGCCCAGGTCAGTCTGCTGTCGTTTCGGGTGGCTCACAAAATCGGGCTGTCGGTTGACGAAGAATACGAACTGCTGACCATCGAAACCGAAGACGAGCGGCAGCAATACCTGATCCGCCACCTCGACCGCGTCCTGCCCATTGTTTCGGAAATGGAAAAAACCAAAGACCGCATCCGGATGAACGGCCATTTCAAGAACCTGGACCCGTTGAATTTTTGA
- a CDS encoding AI-2E family transporter, with amino-acid sequence MDNKSPEINLPASVKTAAVLISLVILVFGLQLLQSTLVPLIFAILLAMILYPINWRLEKWRVPRVAAILISLVLVITLLYGLFYLVSVQIITFTEEAPKLLDRGNTILDNLQRFAEERLRLSRTRQVSEARRYLNDLIRQGGSIVTSTLLATTNTLSTISLIPLYVFFMLLYRDFFRSFLYKVFHSTRRHKLDIIFGRIYNVVKDYLVGLVSVIIIVGVLNTVGLLILNVDYAVFFGFFGAFMILIPYIGILIGSLLPALFTLLTNENPLVALGVIGVFTFVQVLEGNFITPYIVGSKVSINPLAAIIVLLLWGQLWGVAGLVLALPLTAILKVIFDAVEPLRPYGFLLGEAEHVRTEPVKVKDIERKVKKLVE; translated from the coding sequence ATGGACAACAAATCACCCGAAATTAATCTGCCGGCCTCGGTAAAAACAGCCGCCGTGCTGATTTCACTCGTTATCCTCGTTTTTGGCCTGCAACTGCTGCAAAGCACGCTGGTGCCGCTGATCTTTGCCATTCTGCTCGCCATGATTCTGTACCCCATCAACTGGCGGCTCGAAAAGTGGCGCGTTCCGCGGGTGGCGGCGATTCTGATTTCGCTGGTTCTGGTCATTACGCTGCTCTACGGGCTGTTTTACCTGGTATCGGTCCAGATCATCACCTTTACCGAAGAAGCGCCCAAACTCCTCGACCGCGGGAACACCATTCTGGACAATCTGCAGCGGTTTGCGGAAGAGCGCCTGCGGTTGAGCCGCACCCGACAGGTCAGCGAAGCGCGGCGTTACCTCAACGACCTCATCCGACAGGGCGGTTCCATTGTCACGTCTACCCTGCTGGCCACGACCAACACGCTCTCGACGATCTCGCTCATTCCGCTGTACGTCTTTTTCATGCTGCTGTACCGCGATTTCTTCCGGTCATTTCTGTACAAGGTTTTTCACAGCACGCGCCGCCACAAGCTCGACATCATTTTCGGCCGGATTTACAACGTCGTCAAGGACTACCTCGTGGGCCTGGTTTCGGTCATTATCATTGTCGGCGTACTCAATACCGTCGGCCTGCTGATCCTGAACGTGGATTATGCGGTCTTCTTCGGCTTTTTCGGGGCGTTCATGATCCTCATTCCGTACATCGGTATTCTGATCGGCTCCCTGCTGCCCGCGCTGTTTACCCTCCTGACGAACGAAAACCCGCTGGTCGCGCTGGGCGTGATCGGCGTCTTCACGTTTGTGCAGGTACTGGAGGGGAACTTCATCACCCCGTATATCGTCGGGTCCAAAGTCAGCATCAACCCGCTGGCGGCCATCATCGTCCTCCTGTTGTGGGGGCAGTTGTGGGGCGTGGCCGGTCTGGTGCTCGCTCTGCCGCTGACGGCCATCCTGAAAGTCATTTTCGACGCCGTGGAGCCGCTCCGCCCCTACGGCTTCCTGCTCGGCGAAGCCGAACACGTCCGTACCGAGCCGGTGAAGGTGAAGGATATTGAGCGGAAGGTGAAGAAATTGGTTGAATAA
- a CDS encoding Dabb family protein, whose protein sequence is MFVHTVFFWLNNPASADDRQALRAGLETLKTIDHADACYVGAPAETRRPVIDHSYDWSLTLIFKDKAAHDAYQEHPTHLKFVDDCARYWERVQVYDAVA, encoded by the coding sequence ATGTTCGTTCATACTGTATTTTTCTGGCTGAATAACCCGGCCAGCGCCGACGATCGCCAGGCCCTGCGTGCGGGCCTCGAAACCCTCAAAACCATCGATCACGCCGACGCCTGCTACGTAGGTGCCCCGGCCGAAACCCGCCGTCCGGTCATCGATCATAGCTACGACTGGTCGCTGACGCTGATTTTCAAAGACAAAGCCGCCCACGATGCCTACCAGGAGCATCCGACGCATCTGAAGTTCGTCGACGATTGCGCCCGCTACTGGGAACGCGTGCAGGTCTACGACGCCGTAGCCTAA